In Astyanax mexicanus isolate ESR-SI-001 chromosome 17, AstMex3_surface, whole genome shotgun sequence, a single window of DNA contains:
- the oacyl gene encoding O-acyltransferase like protein, whose amino-acid sequence MLLVKWTAGLIFFFGIIFCSAGQTFNITVKCMQDTTAFLMELEKENPDQYAVQMYDAFGKLGSDVEGGNVNRAGSLQECVSVKGPGFKGQYCQVFLKQEEVEYFVGICVPDSCDEEEVRTFVVYQAFDQGHVSLIPPVPALLISDPTLGIFMTQCISTNITPDRSAVICLCVCVLMMALPIAASVYVAAVRRRSRREVRPGVESTLLSKTNQYGALLANGSPNQSKECISLRDTTAARDSSEEKDQEDRTMSRMLQYVQCFSVQVSSVGVFNTENIGRSYSSLNGIRILSLLWIICGHTVQLSAWSSLDNDKRWRQAVQSSPLYVFAFSGPVYLAVDTFLLLGGLLSAKSLLTSIQRSENTLSLRLVGHFLFKRFKRIQPLHLFIVCLIISVFSLLQRGVFWFMAEDEILNCKKYWWSNLLLINNLFTITDICAPWTWYLSIDFQFYMTTPLLIFLYRLNKFVLLAVAMTLLILSSLAGALITAYLHLPVHQPTTLAYESYFQYYYNKPYTRYGPYLLGILAGLYMANKKEALLKKQWHAVAGWLISLSVMASLVALAYVLREVPAQASLTHAVYQGLHRSLWALAVIWIILACEEGYGGFVNRILSLNVWIPLSNISFACYLIHPILILLYNGKQETPIHYTDLNFLYLFLGHVVLTVVLGFALTVLIEKPFLFLRKAKG is encoded by the exons ATGCTGCTGGTGAAGTGGACGGCTGGACTGATCTTCTTCTTTGGCATCATCTTCTGCTCTGCAGGCCAGACCTTCAACATCACCGTCAAGTGCATGCAGGACACAACAGCCTTCCTGATGGAGCTGGAGAAAGAGAACCCGGATCAGTATGCAGTGCAGA TGTATGATGCCTTTGGAAAGCTTGGCAGTGATGTTGAGGGCGGTAATGTGAACAGAGCTGGATCTCTGCAGGAGTGTGTGTCTGTCAAAGGCCCTGGCTTCAAAGGACAATACTGCCAAGTCTTCCTCAAACAG GAGGAAGTGGAGTATTTTGTTGGGATATGTGTGCCAGATTCATGTGATGAAGAGGAAGTGAGGACATTTGTCGTCTATC agGCATTTGACCAGGGTCACGTGTCTCTGATTCCTCCTGTGCCGGCTCTGTTAATATCTGACCCCACACTGGGCATATTCATGACTCAGTGTATCAGCACCAACATCACACCCGACCGGTCAGCTGTAATCTGCCT ctgtgtgtgtgtcctgatgaTGGCTCTGCCTATCGCTGCGTCCGTTTATGTGGCGGCGGTCAGGCGGAGGAGCCGGAGAGAGGTCAGGCCAGGGGTCGAATCGACACTGCTCTCAAAAACCAACCAATATGGAGCACTGCTGGCTAATGGCTCGCCCAATCAGAGCAAAGAATGCATTTCACTCAGAGACACTACAGCAGCACGggacagcagtgaagagaagGACCAGGAGGACAGAACAATga gtcgTATGCTGCAGTATGTGCAGTGTTTTTCAGTGCAGGTCAGCAGTGTTGGTGTGTTTAACACTGAGAATATTGGACGCAGTTACTCCTCTCTGAACGGGATCCGTATCCTCAGCCTGCTATGGATCATCTGCGGTCACACTGTCCAGCTCAGCGCCTGGAGCAGCCTTG ATAACGATAAGCGATGGAGACAAGCTGTCCAGAGCAGCCCTCTCTATGTGTTCGCCTTCAGTGGGCCGGTTTACCTGGCTGTGGACACTTTCCTGTTGCTTGG TGGTCTCCTGAGTGCTAAGTCTCTACTCACCTCCATCCAGAGGTCAGAAAACACACTCAGCCTCCGTCTGGTTGGACACTTCCTTTTTAAGAGGTTCAAAAG GATCCAGCCCCTGCACCTCTTCATCGTATGTCTGATCATCTCAGTCTTCTCGCTGCTTCAGAGAGGAGTTTTCTGGTTTATGGCTGAGGATGAAATCCTCAACTGTAAGAAGTACTGGTGGTCCAACCTGCTGCTCATCAACAACCTCTTCACCATCACTGATATA TGTGCTCCTTGGACCTGGTATCTCTCCATTGATTTCCAGTTCTACATGACTACACCTTTGCTCATTTTTCTCTACAGACT GAATAAATTTGTGCTACTTGCTGTGGCGATGACTCTGCTGATCCTGTCGAGCTTGGCTGGTGCTTTAATCACTGCATATCTGCACCTGCCTGTACATCAGCCCACCACACT agCATATGAGAGCTACTTTCAATATTACTACAACAAACCCTACACCAGATACGGCCCATATCTCCTGGGCATCCTTGCTGGACTTTACATGGCAAACAAGAAAGAAGCTTTGTTAAAAAAGCAG TGGCATGCAGTTGCTGGTTGGTTAATTTCTCTGTCAGTCATGGCTTCGCTGGTGGCTTTGGCTTATGTGCTGCGAGAAGTTCCAGCTCAGGCATCGCTCACCCATGCAGTTTATCAGGGGCTCCATCGCTCACTGTGGGCTCTGGCTGTGATCTGGATCATCCTGGCTTGTGAGGAGGGCTATGGCG gGTTTGTAAATAGGATATTGTCTCTAAATGTGTGGATCCCTCTGTCCAACATCAGTTTTGCCTGTTATCTGATCCACCCTATCCTCATTTTACTCTACAACGGCAAGCAGGAGACCCCAATCCACTACACTGACCTTAACTTT TTGTACCTGTTCCTGGGCCACGTGGTGCTAACCGTAGTGCTGGGATTTGCTCTGACTGTGCTGATTGAGAAGCCTTTTCTATTTCTGAGAAAAGCTAAAGGATAA